A genomic window from Armatimonadota bacterium includes:
- a CDS encoding LLM class flavin-dependent oxidoreductase: protein MEFGVQIEPQFGFTYEAVTTIAREAEQAGYTHLWVTDHFFLTPAEPDRPCLEAWTLLAALSQRTTRVRLGPLVTAQSYRQPSLLAEMAATVDVMSGGRLEFGIGTGWKEAEYLAYGYPFPPAPVRVEQLQDALEIVRAMWTQERATVRGRHYQV from the coding sequence ATGGAGTTCGGCGTGCAGATCGAGCCGCAGTTCGGGTTCACCTACGAGGCGGTCACCACCATCGCCCGGGAGGCGGAGCAGGCCGGCTACACCCACCTGTGGGTGACCGACCACTTCTTCCTCACCCCCGCCGAGCCGGACCGCCCGTGCCTGGAGGCCTGGACGCTGCTGGCCGCCCTCTCCCAGCGCACCACCCGGGTGCGCCTGGGGCCGCTGGTCACCGCCCAGTCCTACCGCCAGCCCAGCCTGCTGGCGGAGATGGCGGCCACCGTGGACGTCATGAGCGGCGGCCGGCTGGAGTTCGGGATCGGCACCGGGTGGAAAGAGGCGGAGTACCTGGCCTATGGCTACCCGTTCCCGCCGGCGCCGGTGCGGGTGGAGCAACTGCAGGACGCGCTGGAGATCGTGCGGGCGATGTGGACGCAGGAGCGCGCCACAGTCCGCGGCCGCCACTACCAGGTGTAG
- a CDS encoding protein-L-isoaspartate(D-aspartate) O-methyltransferase: MTGTPEDLVRVLTAEGVRDTALLQAFREIPRAAFVPPELVHLAYTDQPLPIPHGQVTTQPSLIARMIEALQLTGSEKVLEIGTGYGFQTALLARLSRMVWSVERWPDIAATARANLARQGIRNAVVIVGDGTEGLPGEAPFEAILVSAAFPRVPQPLAEQLALGGRLVQPIGSGGDEVVTLFERTPEGLVKRREITLAYFVRLYGRHGFPG; this comes from the coding sequence GTGACCGGCACGCCCGAAGATCTTGTTCGGGTGCTCACGGCCGAAGGGGTGCGCGACACGGCGCTACTCCAGGCCTTCAGGGAGATCCCGCGGGCCGCGTTCGTCCCTCCGGAACTGGTCCACCTCGCCTACACCGACCAGCCGCTGCCCATCCCGCACGGCCAGGTCACCACCCAGCCCTCCCTGATCGCCAGGATGATCGAGGCGCTCCAGCTCACCGGGTCAGAGAAAGTCCTGGAGATCGGGACCGGGTATGGCTTCCAGACCGCGCTGCTGGCCCGGCTCAGCCGCATGGTGTGGAGCGTGGAGCGCTGGCCCGACATCGCCGCCACTGCCCGGGCGAACCTGGCGCGCCAGGGTATCCGCAACGCCGTGGTAATCGTCGGCGACGGTACCGAGGGACTGCCTGGGGAGGCGCCCTTCGAGGCGATCCTGGTCTCGGCCGCCTTCCCCCGTGTGCCCCAGCCCCTCGCCGAACAGCTGGCCCTCGGTGGGCGGCTGGTGCAGCCCATTGGCTCGGGCGGCGACGAGGTAGTCACCCTCTTCGAGCGCACGCCCGAGGGGTTGGTGAAGCGCCGCGAGATCACGCTGGCCTACTTCGTCAGGCTCTACGGGAGACACGGCTTCCCCGGCTGA
- a CDS encoding DUF885 domain-containing protein, with the protein MPTDLQALLDAVIDAFLAFYPAYAAGLGLHQHDGQPGDLSPEAVDARVRDLRTFDRRLAEVALDALSPQQRHELALVHAAVRYELFEWTEWRQHTSSPIVASYPLDVTLYLKRDYAPLAERVRALTRHLEGVGPYLEGARRHLTEPVPRPHLETAREIYRGHLAFFEETVPTAVRDVPEEVRGACLRAAASAAAAVRRFLAWLDEVAAPRAVDAFAIGETTYRRMLETGELLDLPLDRLVAVGEAELERLSEAVARTAAELDPHATPHEVLRRLARDHPPEAELLEATRRTLEELRAFLAARGIVTLPDAHPRVEETPPFARWAFAMMDTAGPFEERATESYYYVTPPDPAWPPEQREEWLSEFAYHSLRATSIHEAYPGHFVHFMHVRRIPSRAPRIFTSYAFVEGWAHYCEEMMAEVGVDPDPRFRLGVLTGALVRVVRFLVSIGMHTRGMTLEEARRLFMERAFLEALPASKEAQRGTFDPGYLYYTLGKLALRKLREDVQREQGAAFSLRAFHDRLLALGAPPLALARRALLAHDDGRLL; encoded by the coding sequence ATGCCCACCGACCTTCAGGCCCTCCTCGACGCCGTCATCGACGCCTTCCTGGCCTTCTATCCGGCCTATGCCGCCGGGTTGGGGCTGCACCAGCACGACGGCCAGCCCGGCGACCTCTCCCCGGAAGCCGTGGACGCCCGGGTGCGGGACCTCCGCACCTTCGACCGCCGGCTGGCGGAGGTCGCCCTGGACGCCCTGAGCCCGCAGCAGCGTCATGAGCTGGCGCTGGTCCACGCCGCCGTGCGCTACGAGCTCTTCGAGTGGACGGAGTGGCGGCAGCACACCTCCAGCCCCATCGTGGCCAGCTACCCGCTGGACGTGACCCTCTACCTCAAGCGCGACTACGCCCCGCTTGCCGAGCGCGTGCGCGCGCTCACCCGTCACCTGGAGGGGGTGGGGCCGTACCTGGAGGGGGCGCGTCGCCACCTCACCGAGCCCGTGCCCCGACCACACCTGGAGACCGCGCGGGAGATCTACCGCGGCCACCTCGCCTTCTTCGAGGAGACGGTGCCGACCGCGGTGCGGGACGTCCCCGAGGAGGTGCGCGGGGCCTGCCTGCGCGCCGCCGCCTCTGCCGCCGCGGCCGTCCGGCGGTTCCTGGCGTGGCTCGACGAGGTGGCCGCGCCGCGGGCGGTGGACGCCTTCGCCATCGGCGAGACCACCTACCGCCGCATGCTCGAGACCGGAGAGCTGCTCGACCTGCCCCTCGACCGCCTGGTGGCGGTCGGGGAAGCGGAGCTGGAGCGGCTCAGCGAGGCGGTGGCGCGCACCGCTGCCGAGCTCGACCCGCACGCCACGCCGCACGAGGTGCTGCGCCGGCTGGCCCGGGACCACCCGCCGGAGGCGGAGCTGCTGGAGGCCACGCGCCGCACCCTGGAGGAGCTGCGGGCTTTCCTGGCGGCGCGGGGGATCGTCACGCTCCCGGACGCCCACCCGCGCGTGGAGGAAACGCCGCCCTTCGCCCGCTGGGCCTTCGCCATGATGGACACGGCGGGGCCCTTCGAGGAGCGGGCCACCGAGTCGTACTACTACGTCACGCCGCCCGACCCGGCCTGGCCGCCCGAGCAGCGGGAGGAGTGGCTCTCGGAGTTCGCCTACCATTCGCTGCGGGCCACGAGCATCCACGAGGCCTACCCCGGGCACTTCGTCCACTTCATGCACGTCCGCCGGATCCCCTCGCGCGCGCCCCGCATCTTCACCAGCTACGCCTTCGTCGAGGGGTGGGCCCACTACTGCGAGGAGATGATGGCCGAGGTCGGGGTGGATCCCGACCCGCGCTTCCGGCTGGGCGTGCTGACCGGAGCGCTCGTGCGGGTGGTCCGCTTCCTGGTCTCCATCGGCATGCACACCCGCGGGATGACCCTGGAGGAGGCCCGCCGCCTCTTTATGGAGCGCGCGTTCCTGGAGGCGCTGCCGGCGTCCAAGGAAGCGCAGCGCGGCACCTTCGACCCCGGGTACCTGTACTACACGCTGGGGAAGCTCGCGCTGCGCAAGCTGCGCGAGGACGTGCAGCGGGAGCAGGGGGCGGCCTTCTCGCTGCGTGCCTTCCACGACCGCCTGCTGGCGCTGGGCGCGCCGCCGCTGGCGCTGGCGCGCCGGGCGCTGCTGGCGCACGACGACGGCCGCCTCCTCTGA
- a CDS encoding Ku protein: MPRPIWKGYLTFGLVTIPVKLYTAEDPKDLHFRLLHKTCGTPIQNRRWCPYHEAIVPYEDIVRGYEYARGKFVTLTDEELERVPLETAQTVNIAEFVNLEEIDPIFYEKSYYLAPGDGGAKAYVLLQEALREANKVAVGKVVLREKEHLVVVRPYRDGLVLSILFYADEIRKMEDLEEFPVQAKVHPNERKMAVQLIEGMTDAFTPEEYRDEYREKLLALIKAKVEGEAVVVPEAPKPEKVVDLMEALRRSLELARKEKEKPGPARRGASRAQAAAAMRERHR, translated from the coding sequence ATGCCTCGGCCCATCTGGAAAGGCTACCTGACCTTCGGGCTGGTCACCATCCCGGTGAAGCTCTACACAGCGGAGGATCCCAAGGACCTCCACTTCCGCCTGCTCCACAAGACCTGTGGGACCCCTATTCAGAACCGCCGCTGGTGCCCCTACCACGAAGCCATCGTCCCCTACGAGGACATCGTGCGGGGTTACGAGTACGCGCGCGGCAAGTTCGTCACCCTCACCGACGAGGAGCTGGAGCGGGTGCCCCTCGAGACCGCCCAGACGGTGAACATCGCCGAGTTCGTCAACCTGGAGGAGATCGACCCCATCTTCTACGAGAAGTCCTACTACCTGGCCCCGGGCGACGGCGGCGCCAAAGCCTACGTCCTGCTGCAGGAGGCCCTGCGCGAGGCCAACAAGGTGGCGGTGGGCAAGGTGGTGCTGCGGGAGAAGGAGCACCTCGTGGTCGTCCGCCCCTACCGCGACGGGCTCGTCCTGTCGATCCTCTTCTACGCCGACGAGATCCGCAAGATGGAGGACCTGGAGGAGTTCCCGGTCCAGGCGAAGGTCCATCCCAACGAGCGCAAGATGGCCGTCCAGCTCATCGAGGGCATGACCGACGCGTTCACTCCGGAGGAGTACCGGGACGAGTACCGCGAGAAGCTGCTGGCCCTCATCAAGGCGAAGGTCGAGGGCGAGGCCGTGGTCGTCCCCGAGGCGCCCAAGCCGGAGAAGGTGGTCGACCTGATGGAGGCGCTGCGGCGCAGCCTGGAGCTGGCGCGCAAGGAGAAGGAGAAGCCGGGACCGGCGCGGCGGGGAGCGTCCCGGGCCCAGGCCGCCGCGGCCATGCGGGAGCGGCACCGCTAG